In the genome of Bacillus sp. S3, one region contains:
- a CDS encoding SDR family NAD(P)-dependent oxidoreductase has product MKNKVAVITGSTSGIGEDIAVKFAANGCKVVVVGRNEERGNKIVDTIKSEGGEAIFVKADVSQSSECDDLFKTVLNTYGTVDILVNNAGTMRNLPITEMKDEDWDEIIKVNLTSYFLCCREAIKIMKEKGYGRIINISSRGWLGGTAQCNYAASKGGIVSLTRSLALETARMGITVNCVAPGMIDTPLHQQSTEEEVGFRMSSQPMGKVGTPRQVTNVVEYFADEENWFTTGQVLYVCGGMSVLASLSS; this is encoded by the coding sequence ATGAAAAATAAGGTTGCGGTTATTACCGGCAGTACATCAGGAATAGGTGAGGATATTGCCGTTAAATTTGCGGCAAATGGCTGTAAGGTAGTGGTAGTTGGAAGAAATGAGGAAAGAGGGAACAAAATTGTTGATACAATAAAGTCAGAAGGCGGCGAGGCCATATTTGTGAAGGCTGATGTTTCCCAAAGCAGTGAGTGTGACGACTTATTTAAAACGGTGCTAAACACTTATGGGACTGTCGATATACTTGTCAATAATGCTGGTACTATGCGCAATTTGCCCATTACAGAAATGAAGGACGAGGACTGGGACGAAATTATAAAGGTAAACCTTACATCCTATTTTTTATGCTGTCGTGAGGCAATAAAAATAATGAAGGAAAAAGGGTATGGCAGGATTATTAATATTTCTTCAAGAGGGTGGCTGGGCGGTACAGCCCAGTGTAATTATGCAGCTTCAAAGGGCGGAATAGTTAGCCTTACAAGGTCGCTTGCTTTAGAAACGGCAAGAATGGGAATAACGGTAAATTGTGTTGCGCCTGGTATGATTGATACACCGCTTCATCAACAGAGCACAGAAGAGGAAGTCGGATTTCGCATGAGCAGTCAGCCAATGGGGAAAGTGGGTACTCCAAGGCAGGTTACGAATGTCGTGGAATATTTTGCGGACGAGGAAAATTGGTTCACCACAGGTCAGGTATTATATGTATGCGGAGGAATGAGTGTTTTGGCGTCACTGTCTTCCTAA
- a CDS encoding M20/M25/M40 family metallo-hydrolase, protein MKKKISLSFIALIFSLLTIVGRASAETVTYKPSLVHKNGAMAYEHMKYLAYEIGPRVAGTDNERKAEQYIKGQFERVGLETTVQDFSYIRRGTTTHSSNIIAYKPGKSSKQIIVGAHYDSVSVGLGVDDNASGVGVLLEVAEVLKNIPTPYSIVFIAFGAEETGLRGSTNYAANMTPAEIKNTIGMINMDSLAVGDKMYVYGGLGKAGFIRDQALEIVKKKKLPVGTNPGLNPEYPAGTTGDWSDHAPFKNLGIPYGYLEATNWEIGELDGYDQTVQYGGVWHTDKDTIEFIEREYPGRIQEHLSTFSTLLTDLLKFMDKTSTSK, encoded by the coding sequence ATGAAGAAGAAAATAAGTTTATCCTTTATCGCATTGATTTTTAGTCTTTTGACAATTGTTGGTAGAGCTTCTGCTGAAACTGTTACATACAAGCCTTCCCTTGTACACAAAAACGGGGCAATGGCCTATGAACACATGAAATATTTAGCATATGAAATAGGTCCAAGGGTGGCAGGAACGGACAATGAGCGAAAAGCAGAGCAATATATTAAAGGTCAATTCGAACGGGTCGGCTTGGAAACAACCGTACAAGATTTTAGCTACATAAGAAGGGGAACAACAACCCATTCCTCAAACATTATTGCGTATAAGCCTGGAAAATCAAGTAAACAAATCATTGTAGGCGCTCATTATGATTCGGTTTCTGTTGGACTTGGAGTTGATGATAATGCATCGGGTGTCGGAGTCTTATTGGAAGTAGCTGAAGTGCTGAAAAATATCCCAACCCCATACTCTATTGTGTTCATCGCCTTTGGTGCGGAAGAAACCGGTTTAAGAGGTTCAACTAACTATGCTGCCAATATGACACCAGCGGAAATTAAAAATACAATTGGTATGATTAATATGGATAGTCTTGCAGTCGGTGATAAGATGTATGTCTATGGGGGACTTGGAAAGGCTGGTTTTATACGTGATCAAGCCTTGGAGATTGTGAAAAAGAAGAAGTTACCTGTTGGTACTAATCCCGGCTTGAATCCAGAATATCCTGCAGGTACAACCGGTGACTGGAGTGATCATGCACCATTTAAAAACCTTGGTATTCCATACGGATACCTAGAAGCAACTAACTGGGAAATCGGTGAACTAGATGGTTATGACCAAACTGTTCAATATGGTGGTGTATGGCATACCGATAAAGATACCATTGAATTTATTGAACGAGAATACCCAGGCAGAATTCAAGAACATCTGTCAACCTTCAGTACTCTGTTAACTGATCTGTTAAAATTTATGGATAAAACTAGTACATCCAAATAA